Genomic segment of Eupeodes corollae chromosome 2, idEupCoro1.1, whole genome shotgun sequence:
GCATTCTTCTCTGACTGACTCTTGTAGTCGTCGATGAGGTTAGTTTGCTCGGATCTCACAAAGTTCGCCTTACCACCGCCCATCATGACCTTTAAACGACTACCAACTTCACCATGAATCAATTGTTCAGCTATGGGTTGGACTCCGGAATTCTTGCCACAATTTTGTTCCACATTCTTTTCACTCTCCCAACTTCGCTCGGCAGTGTGGGCGTATAATCCAGCTGGAGAGGCATGGGACACTGTAGTGGTCGTTACGAACCCAGCAGACTTTCCTGCATCCATGGCCCATTTTCCAATGGAGTAGACGTATTTTGTTGAGTTCTTGGTGTCCTCGCAGTCGGTTCGCTTAGCCTGGGCATTCATACCAATTGTGCCGGTGTATGCTTTAACACCGCACAGGTATGCCGTAGACGTTGTAGCCGAATCGGGTACCATTCTATCGACACAGTAGGTTTTCGAGAGTCCTGTGTAAGGGAATTCTTCaaaggacagttttttttccacaCCTCCCGAGTAGACTCGAGCAGCAGCTATTGTTGTCAGTCCCATGCCATCGCCCAAAAAGAAAATGGCATTTTTGGCCCGTTTGGTGTTTCGTATGTGATCTTTTTTCTCGACGACAAATGATTTAGCCTGATCCAACCAGTAGGAGTTCAGTTCCTCGTGACTTCTGTTAGAAGGAGACACACGAGTCACGCTTGGCAGATCGGGATGCAGTTGTCTTTCGTAACAATCTTCTGACTCAAGACATCTTTTCGGCATAGAGTCAACAGTTGTTCTCGTGCCTACCACTAAAAACACAACCAATAGGAAACAATGAGATATCCTCATGATTCTCaatatatatttgtatcttCTGCTTCGAGTGGTTAAACTTAACTAACTTAGATCAACTTTTGTCGGGGCTTATTTATGTGTACAATCCAAAATGGTATGAAGTTTATGATGCCCGAACacaaaaaagcttttgaaaatacACCTTCTTCGATTAGATTAAAATTTACTGTGTCCAAAAATGTAAAGGCATGAAATGACAGTTTATGTGCTATTGatctgaaatttattttatctcaatCTTGGACTAAGagatcttttgtttttaaatgactcGGTGGTATAATGCCAATGAGtaagtttgaaaaccaaaatattatctAAACGTGATTTCCTCGTGCGCAATATAAAAATGTGGGCGCACGATAAGTTTGAGACTAGAAAATAAtcggattttttataaaagtatttaatataAACGTTGACTAAATGTTTATTTGCATTAATTTTCCTTGTGCTAAgtaatttgttcttaaaaaaatcgtaTCTACTTTAAATATGAGAATGAGTTTGACTTAAGTTCTGACAATTGCTTTCCATGAGCTTGAATTTGACATTGACGTTTCTGGCAATATTGTCACTCAACATAAAAAGTTCAAAGGCTTGTAAGACATTTAGTACAGTTTCTTTATTCACAAATTTGACAATGGTCTTTACTCAGCTTTAGGAGTCTATCTCATatggttttccatgggtaaaataaatcaatttatttcttgATCGAAATCTGTCAAAATGTACATTTTCCCTGTTTTGcagttttgatttaagatcaaatctgaaAATCTGGATTTTCGGAAGATACTAATACGGTTACAAGAAACTGTTTATCtggaaatttgacagctctatcACACTAGTAAACATGCATACGAAGTGACACTAATATAATggcgaaaaaaaacaaatccaattgTGTTCCATAcgccaaaaaaatcaattttttatagaaatctaAATTTCATGAATTTACCTCATCAGATAAATCTTATATCCAACGCTTATGAACTTAAGTTTTGAAGAATAATATTCCTAAAGAATTGTTA
This window contains:
- the LOC129947006 gene encoding membrane-bound alkaline phosphatase-like, with amino-acid sequence MRISHCFLLVVFLVVGTRTTVDSMPKRCLESEDCYERQLHPDLPSVTRVSPSNRSHEELNSYWLDQAKSFVVEKKDHIRNTKRAKNAIFFLGDGMGLTTIAAARVYSGGVEKKLSFEEFPYTGLSKTYCVDRMVPDSATTSTAYLCGVKAYTGTIGMNAQAKRTDCEDTKNSTKYVYSIGKWAMDAGKSAGFVTTTTVSHASPAGLYAHTAERSWESEKNVEQNCGKNSGVQPIAEQLIHGEVGSRLKVMMGGGKANFVRSEQTNLIDDYKSQSEKNAFVETRSELMKLNIKKADRLLGVFAERHLSYNLEAIDKRLDQPTLEEMTKKAIEFMQKDKNGYFLFIEGGRIDMAHHDNEAKLSMDETEQFSKAIKAARKMTSEEDTLIIVSADHSHAFSFAGYADRDEEITGKAGTANDDLPYMSLSYANGPGFQKYYDTENHLRIDPTSTDKNELHSKWPASAPFSSAAHGGEDVAVYASGPWAHLFTGVYEQNTIPHMIAYAMCVGDGLKSCDK